In Cicer arietinum cultivar CDC Frontier isolate Library 1 chromosome 7, Cicar.CDCFrontier_v2.0, whole genome shotgun sequence, a single window of DNA contains:
- the LOC101515304 gene encoding uncharacterized protein: protein MASNPDPITCYSHTHRILLFIDLDPLLHNNNHFIKNILSTSKTLFSFPPISSSLFAFKFFFSSLPPHLSFSKLHPFLPKHYLSFDHPSSTFNLLSKTLSSLPHFPFPHHPKASHLLDSITQLLHDYPWEPDTDSTSLLVPPNLILLFTPLFNSFHSIAAFFDSDEKNLRNEGSFCDRFLGFFGSVSRRFGSKGVHCSWIGVNSNCVSENSGDDDEVGKIRGLFDIGARKLGWGFCSLDSILFGSALVPFGLIYPKIGVSCFSFRCCSREVQVQLSLRILDVNGSPIEYNCCDLEVLDLRGFSRGEDVNLQGGGCYGKKERLWNVCSGGTSKLQVKVVRKCDAFADLRDCLSDSVLVREVFSESKKGDSGEFFAGRVLELLATEIGCQGRRKSVPVWEILLSFLYKEGYWALVSVDNGKSGGSCVGILRPFTVSSALLSVLEDSQLAIDFDGANMDCVIKAGVCESDRKFNKNANLLDTQVKSAVGMKGKRKKKITDLNTLRNLTWSSFCDLVYNQFEMDLHEVYYAMECNKSKKLKFLKCWMKQVKKSSCCDLILSEKPKPDTIIVEESDSKLIELPQNGEEPIPTVVVSAGINTEAATIQDDGALDFRSETSEAFFSNLSNRIQQGIESDVIDLGALAERLVNSSIYWLRQKVDTETIPEIHSPMKDNNVRRRMVVSELIKLLLKEPKEIAAKHKSRNSSSQASDAGPTTIITEHAVRLYELQILFRMEILQSEDGGGIEDSCKQKFVKQICLLLENIQCHMEGGFFGDWNLENYVAKIIKSRYSHTLEDIVHKIYNKMDLLLFANEDEDLDCLFNSEESNRSLNLKVSRDEMGENDISNGPFSAENERFHLQKNVSEKFQRIIERDDDKKLIEAIERRERAHRFSYIKRRMPALRVWAPKQKGMKSKTDHLWKVSKRKERPRACYDTVCETPMTKNKQSSPQTIGSDDESYMANGSQICGSVSKALFQEDFVQ from the exons ATGGCTTCAAACCCAGATCCAATAACATGTTACTCCCATACTCACCGCATCCTTCTCTTCATAGATCTCGACCCACTCCTCCACAACAACAATCACTTCATCAAAAACATTCTCTCCACTTCCAAAACCTTATTTTCTTTCCCTCCAATTTCCTCCTCTCTCTTCGCCTTCAAATTCTTCTTTTCTTCTCTCCCACCTCACCTCTCTTTCTCCAAACTCCACCCTTTCCTCCCAAAACACTATCTCTCCTTCGATCATCCTTCCTCCACTTTCAATCTCCTCTCTAAAACCCTCTCTTCCCTCCCTCATTTCCCTTTTCCACATCACCCCAAAGCCTCTCACCTCCTCGATTCCATCACTCAACTCCTCCATGATTACCCCTGGGAACCGGATACCGACTCCACCTCTCTTCTTGTTCCCCCCAATTTAATTCTCTTGTTTACCCCCTTGTTTAATTCCTTCCATTCCATTGCCGCATTTTTCGATTCCGATGAAAAAAATTTGCGAAACGAGGGTTCCTTTTGTGATAGGTTTTTGGGGTTTTTCGGGAGTGTGAGTCGTAGGTTTGGCTCCAAGGGTGTTCATTGTAGTTGGATTGGTGTTAATAGCAATTGTGTGAGTGAGAATAGTGGCGATGATGACGAGGTTGGAAAGATACGTGGGTTGTTTGATATTGGGGCTAGGAAATTAGGTTGGGGTTTTTGCTCTTTGGattcaattttgtttggttctgCTCTTGTTCCTTTTGGTTTGATATATCCCAAAATTGGGGTTTCGTGCTTTTCTTTTCGTTGTTGTTCTAGGGAAGTTCAGGTGCAATTGAGTCTTAGGATATTGGATGTTAATGGGAGTCCAATTGAGTATAACTGTTGTGATCTTGAAGTTTTGGATTTGAGAGGTTTTAGTAGAGGGGAGGATGTGAATTTACAAGGTGGTGGTTGTTATGGAAAGAAGGAGAGATTGTGGAATGTGTGTTCAGGTGGAACGTCGAAGTTGCAAGTTAAGGTTGTGAGGAAGTGTGATGCGTTTGCTGATTTGAGGGATTGTCTCTCTGATTCAGTTCTGGTGCGCGAGGTTTTTAGTGAATCTAAGAAGGGAGATTCGGGTGAGTTTTTCGCTGGTAGGGTTCTTGAATTGCTAGCGACTGAAATTGGCTGTCAGGGGCGGCGAAAATCTGTTCCGGTCTGGGAGATCTTGTTGAGTTTTCTTTATAAAGAAGGTTACTGGGCTTTGGTTTCCGTTGACAATGGAAAAAGTGGTGGTTCTTGTGTTGGTATTCTTAGGCCTTTTACTGTTTCTTCAGCTCTTTTATCTGTCTTGGAGGATTCACAATTGGCTATTGATTTTGATGGAGCAAATATGGATTGTGTTATTAAGGCAGGTGTTTGCGAATCAGATCGCAAATTCAACAAGAATGCGAATTTGTTGGATACTCAGGTCAAGAGTGCTGTGGGAATGAAGGGTAAGAGGAAAAAGAAGATAACAGATTTAAATACTCTTCGAAACCTCACGTGGAGCTCCTTTTGTGATTTGGTATATAATCAATTTGAGATGGATCTGCATGAGGTTTATTATGCAATGGAATGTAACAAGTCGAAGAAGTTGAAGTTTTTGAAATGCTGGATGAAACAGGTGAAAAAATCTAGCTGCTGTGATCTGATTTTGTCAGAAAAACCCAAGCCGGATACGATCATTGTAGAAGAGAGTGACAGTAAATTGATTGAGTTACCTCAAAATGGTGAAGAGCCAATCCCAACGGTGGTTGTGTCAGCTGGAATTAATACCGAGGCTGCTACGATACAGGATGATGGTGCGCTTGATTTTAGGTCAGAAACATCGGAAGCGTTTTTTAGTAATCTTTCCAACAGGATCCAACAGGGAATTGAATCTGATGTCATAGACCTTGGAGCTTTGGCAGAGCGACTTGTAAATTCATCTATATACTGGTTACGTCAGAAGGTTGATACAGAAACAATTCCTGAGATCCATTCTCCTATGAAAGATAATAATGTTCGTCGTAGGATGGTTGTGTCTGAACTAATAAAACTACTGTTGAAGGAGCCCAAGGAGATAGCTGCAAAGCATAAAAGCAGAAATTCGTCCTCTCAGGCATCTGATGCAGGACCAACTACAATAATCACAGAACATGCTGTTAGATT ATATGAACTGCAGATTTTATTTCGAATGGAAATTTTGCAATCAGAGGATGGAGGTGGAATCGAAGATTCATGTAAACAGAAGTTTGTTAAACAAATATGCCTTCTTCTAGAGAACATTCAGTGCCACATGGAAGGGGGATTCTTTGGTGATTGGAATCTTGAAAATTATGTCGCAAAGATCATAAAAAGCAG GTATTCTCACACCCTTGAAGACATTGTTCAtaaaatctacaacaaaatgGACTTGCTTCTGTTTGCAAATGAGGATGAAGACCTGGATTGTTTATTTAACAGTGAGGAGAGCAACAGATCATTGAATCTAAAAGTATCCAGAGATGAGATGGGTGAAAATGACATCAGTAATGGACCTTTCTCAGCAGAAAACGAGCGTTTTCATTTGCAGAAGAATGTTAGCGAAAAATTCCAAAGAATTATAGAGAGGGATGATGATAAAAAACTAATTGAAGCTATCGAGAGGAGAGAGAGGGCACACAGATTTTCATACATCAAACGTCGGATGCCTGCTTTGCGAGTTTGGGCCCCAAAACAGAAGGGTATGAAGTCCAAGACAGATCACCTTTGGAAGGTTTCAAAAAGAAAGGAGCGGCCAAGGGCATGTTATGACACAGTATGTGAGACGCCAATGACAAAAAACAAACAGTCAAGCCCGCAGACAATAGGTTCAGATGATGAGAGTTACATGGCTAATGGGAGTCAAATATGTGGTTCAGTTTCTAAGGCATTGTTTCAG GAAGATTTTGTCCAGTAA